Within the Telopea speciosissima isolate NSW1024214 ecotype Mountain lineage chromosome 4, Tspe_v1, whole genome shotgun sequence genome, the region AGACACTCATCTTTGGGGCTATAAAACCACTGATGGGTCTCGAAACTATCTTAGTGTCAAAACTATCCATTTGATTTAGAAGATTAGCAAAAAAATCTTGTAATGAGAACTTCCTCCACTAGTGGGTAAAGAACCGAAaaatactgaaaaaaaaaacaatcctAGTGTCATTATTATCCCCTTACTCTATGAAGTAATGTGTACATCCTCTCACATTCCACCTGTGCAAAAAGATTGCCACAATGTTAGTGTGCAGATTTTTGTGTACATCCACTCGCATCCCACCCATGGACCCCACACTTTGATGTTGGTGGAAAGAAAGGgagatccggctcctctcctaTGAAGAGATtgcccagtgaggcatccaacggctgggctggTTTTGCGTGCACCAGGATACGTGCAGGCACACATCCCGAAGCACACCCAGTCAGTCCAGCTATTGAATGCTCATTGGGCACGCTCATCATTGGAAAGGGGCCGGatccaagagaaagagaaaacacaGCGCACGAGTACAGCCCTGAAATATGGCACAGGCCACCTATTTTGGTTTATGTTACAGCCGAAAAGAGTCTCTGTTTCAACTAAGATTGACAACCAAAAATTGTATTAGCATTAGTCACTCTTGGAACAAGTAGTAATTTACATAATTTTCTTAGAAACTACTTGTATACAACATAAATAATTTCAGTTGAAGACATTACAAGCCTGAGTGCCTATTCTGTTACGCAGAGTACAAGATAAATAATGGTTGGATGGTCAAGTAACACAAGGTATAGAGGATGGGTTCTTCAGTTTGGGAACTTTGAATGTGGATGAGAACAACCTTGGAGTCTCTGAAGTGGGTACGGCTTCGACACCCTTTCTTTTTGAGCTCTTTCTACAACCCTGGTTACAAACAGAGATTTGGGAGTTCAGTAGCTTGTAATTTGATAGTAATGCAGTCACACAGTCACCAATTTCAACATTGTGTAATCAAAAAGATTTTCTTCTTAGgttcacaaaaacaaaaatgtaatATAGAGTATATCACAAGAACAGAAGAAAACAATGATCTGTTATACTAATTTAGAGGAGAAATTAATAAGCTGAACAAATTTATTATGGTTAATTTAATTTGCACATACTTTCTCAGATTCTTTCCTGAGGTCTGAGGTGCTTGGCCCAGCAAACTCTTTTTTAACTGGCAGTCTCCTGTCCTTGCTAGTGTTCTTGCTTTGCAAGATAGATGAACTTGGATCCACCGTGCAACGATTCAAGACAGGTGTAACTGAAGCACTTCTTGAGTTCCTCAGTGACTCTAATTCCTTAGAAAGTCTGGAGAATTCTGTGTTGCTATGGTCCATGGCCGCCTCGAGCTTAGCTAGGTCTGTTCTTAACATCAAAATGGTCTCATCCTTTTCACCATTTGATGACTCTAACTGCTCCATACTAGCTATAAGCTTCTCTATCTTTTCATTTGCCAGTTGAATTTCAGAGAGTTTACTCTTTAGGAGACTGTCATAGTCactttccattttcttaaaCTGATTCCACAAAAAATTCCTCTCTGTCAATAGTGCAGAAACCTCAGAATTGTTCTCCGAATTAAGCTTTTCCTGTGCACGCTTGAGTTTTCTCACTTCACCTTCCAAGAGCTTAGAACGCCTCTGTTCCTCTTCCTTTGTGCATCTGTCATCTTCCCCTCCTCCCTTTCCTTTGtcaatttctttgattttttcttgAGATTCTCCCTATAAATcacaagaaaattttcaaaagatagaAGTTAAATGATACACTGATGTCATGTTGCGGTcccaaagaaaattaaaataaacagACCCTCATTAAAAGGTAGTATGAACATACTTTCTGCTCAGAACATTTATGAGTGAGGCATTCAACCCATAATTTTAAGTCCTCCAAGTCAGTCTCTGCGCTTCCTGCTTTTACAGCAACAAATTTTGCAGTGAAGAACATATACTATGTAAGctgaagaagagagaatttaACCAGATACAAAAttgttcataaaaaataaaccagAGAGTAAGACATGATCTGAAagctatttttcattttaaacattCAAACCACATAGAAAACAGGACAAATCTCTACTTCCGCTCTACAGACAGACAGAATGAAACTAAGCAAAATACTTTGATGGCCAACAACTGGGatccataaatttcaacaaaaatcTCTAAGTTCTTCAAAAAATTCTTGAAAGAATGAAAAAGGTAAAACGAAAACCAACAGAGAGAAAATAACCTAATTTCAGCTTGTAGAGAAAAGCCTCCCTCTGCTTCAACCCAACCACTAGATCTGACTTCGCTTCTTCAAGTGAGCGAGCCAACTCCACCTGTAAAATATCCATCTTCATCtgcaaaagaaatcaaaagcaAACTTGAACCCCCGATAACCTATCGTCACCcatccaacacccccccccatctcccaaaaataaaagaataaacctaaattacctaaaaagaaagaataaaccctaaaaccggTCTCTGCCTGAAGTAGTGTTTATTCTATGCCTATATACCTGAGAGATCTCTTGTTGGAGGACATGAACATCGGAAACCCATCGATCCTGTTGGATTTGGATTCTGTCCTGGAgaagttttctttctttagcAAGTGACTCAAGCTGAATTTGTTGAGTCTGCATCATGTGTACAAGAGCATTGAAAATCTTCTGCCATTTTTTACGATCGCTGGAGACTTTGGAACCTTTATCGCCGCCCATTATAGAGGAGCAGCCACCCTGTGAAGCCGTGAAGGAAGCAAGCAttcgaaagagagagagagagagagagagagagagaaaccagaAGTTTCAAAGAAAGAGCGGACAATCGTACTTGGTCGTTTTAAATTTATCCCAAAAGGCGGCTCTTCACCAACGGTCGAGTAGGAGAGTAGCATTGGCGAGTCAGTTACTCAGAGTTGAGATGGCTCGAAATCGTCGGATTAGAACCTTTAAATTCAGTGCGCATCCGACAGCTGGAGGAACTTGGGAACGTGTCCAGGTGATCCCAGCCATTGGATGTGCGCTGGACTCTGGAGAGGATCCGGTCCAAGAATCGTAACCAATGCGCCAATGTAGTTTAATATTTCTCAGTTGTATCGTACCAGATTTCTGATATATTGTGAAGGATCAAGTTTTCCTCGctcttggaaaaggaagaattttttcacTAGTCCCCACCAATACCTCACTGTGGATTGAAAATGCCCTTTCCTATCTATATCGAAGGCTCCCCCATGATGAAGAGATTTTCCCATTATTCGAattgttatcccctccaattggCTGCCCgcttcaattcctcacataagagcaaaaatgatcaccctaccccctgcccaaacacactgcccaaggtggggtaaggtgatcatttctgctcttatgtgaggaattggagcaAATTGGAacgggcagcgaattggagatGATAATTATTCCCATTATCCTAGGTGAAAAAAACATTGGATTCCTTAGAATCTTTAAGCATTTCACAATATTTTGCTGAATTGTCTATTTTAGATCTACCTTCAAAATAGAAATGGAAAAAGctatcaaaaaaattaaaaaataaataaaacaaataaatttaaGAGTTTTTCCCTTAAAAGTAGCGTGGCTCTTGTGCCAATGTGTGGGCCAACAGGAGCGAGTGCAGAAGAAtcaataggggtgggatttctTCATTTCATGGGGAGCGGGGTGGTTATCTCGCACCCCTCTGTGTGTGGGCACAAGAACCACACTGCCTTTTAGggttcttttttccataaattTATTTACAAAgaaattttatattttgttggaagaaagagagaagatttTATTATTCCATTTCAATTTAAAATGAATAatattccttctttaaaattctttttcattgacaaaacaaaaaattaccaGAACTTTCtcacttcttgttcttctttattttcttgccAAACTAACATGACCATAGGGTTTGAGCTCGAATTGCTACCGGCATGAGACATGAGGTTGAAGACAAACCATGGAAGGGTATTAGTATCGTCTAACCTAAATATATTTCACTGAAATCTCAAATCAGAATATTCTCTTCAACATAATGTTCATTGCTGTTGGTCCAATCACATCAAAGAAAAATCATCAAACAGTGTTTTAAAAATGAAATACATTGCAAAACTATTCTAATTGTTAAGCATATCAGGTGTGTGTATTTGCCACATCTAAATCCttaaatttggggaagaaagtAAATTctagatttttcttttcctatgcTAACCAAGTAAATGGCATTTTCATTCCCAAACAGTACTTGATATGTGAAGATGGAATTGAAAGGaaacccatatttttttttcatttaacaTGCAATGGTATTATGAAAGCATATGTATCTAACTAGTTCCTTGAAGCTTTGCCCAACTCTAAATGTTACATACGCAGCATGAAATATCTGTCATCCCTACAAGAAATGATACTTGATTGTCTAAAGAATATTGCCTGAAATATCTGAGTATTGTTGTCTGATTCAAGTTTAAGCATGACCATTTGCCATCGCTATTTGTTGCCACCACATCCCAAGCTTCAAAGGATCCTGCTATACGAAACTGAAAGAGGGCAGAGAGAGATTAATTGCAATTGTGGTGACAGGGAGTGGGGaagccttcttcctcttcacatTATCTTTTCCCACAAGTTCTTCCTTTTTCCTCCTTCAATGCAGTCTTTGTCCATTCTTCATTCTTCGtgttttggtttcagtttgaaaacaaggaaaaattagaGAAATGTGGGGAAGGAGGCATAATGGTTTTGCCAGAGTCAGAGGGATATTCAtgaagtgaagaagaaagaaagacatgGAGAGAATGATAGGGGAAAGAGACAGAAAGAAGTGGTATCGCCAACAGGAGCAAGGAAGGGATGGAAAGGTTCAAAAGGGACAGAGGGAACTGTTCCAGAATCCAGAAGAGAAATGTGTTACTCACATGTTTGGTAGAAACAACACCTCAGAATTTTGCAAGATTTACATTAGGCTCTACTTGCGTGGCAGATTCTTTTCTTACACACACAAAGTACAACAAAGATAGTTTAGAGTTTAGACTAACAAACTAATAGGGGTTGCAAATCATATTCCATAAAAAATGGCTCGTACATGTCCAAAGTTTCAACTGGGTATAATTATAGATAAGTGATTATATGTGTCCCTCACTAATTAATCAATTTTGTAGAAAATATCCCCATAAACTCACATTGAAACAGGCGACTCCTGCATATGCACCTATCATGGGCTTCTTCTATCCTGTTAACCCACACCTCTGAGTGAAACCAAGACCCACTAaacttaaaagagaaaagaagcaatATCCCAAGTTGTACAAGGAAGCAACAGAAAACTTCATTATGGATCATATTTGAAGGATACAATGGCATTAGTTTAGAGTTCAGACAAACTGGATTGCTTTTCATCAAGGCTAATGATAGTGTAATTATTAAGATGCAGCCCTTCCTCAATCAAGAAAACTTACATGCTTTCTTTTTAGTCTACAACATTGTTGAATCTATCATGTTTACCTGTTAGTATCTGTGTTCTGAGACATTACCCCGTGATGCCAATCAATTGTGgtgatttttcattttgctATCTCCAGTTTTCTCTATAACAGGGAATCTGGAAGGCATAAATCTTCAATCCAGTCAATAAGAATAAATACAAAATTTGGGGGAGGTGGAGAGGAAGACAATAACTTGCAGCCAGAGTTACCTCATGTCAATATGTCATAGAAAGGCTTTGGTTAAGGAAACTAAGACAACATTCAACTTGATTTGTGTTGGTGAATGCCATTCTGCAAGTCTCTCGCCACATAGCTTTTCTCATTATCTAAACAGCCGCTTGGGGGAATAAAGATGATTTTGGCAAAAGAAATAATTCAGATCAGACTTTTCCTTCATATTGGAAATTCAGTTTGTAGTCATGTTGCAGAGTAGCCAGCGTGCTCCTGCAAGGTCCCTCTGCAAGACAATAGCAACAAAAGAATGGTGAATTCCAGATACTGAACTGTTCCTCAGATTCTAATTTTATTGTCTGCAACAGAACAAAATGCTAACCTCCCAATACAGTGTGAAGATGTTGAAGATCATCTGACGAGCACGCGTCGACTAAAGCATAGACCCCTGGTCTCAGAGCCTCATCTATTTCCCTGCAGTTTCAGGACTAGTGCTTAAAATACAAGCTGATTAGAACAGAAATTTGAGTGTAAAATAGATACAAAAAGTGATTATTAGATTGAGCTCCTAATAATTATAATTCAGTCACAGACTAGATGTTAAACAAAACCTTTTGAGGCCAGTCTTACAAGGACCATATCCTGAATAGATCCATATGTAACTGGACAGAAATTGAAAACAATACCGCCCCAGGATGTCCTTCTGCTGCCTTATCTGTAAAAGGTAGCATACAATAACGTAAGATTACAAGAAGCAAGACACTTGAATAGCCAGTAGGGTTAAATAAATCTGGAAACAGGATTGACACTGAGAGCATAGTTAAAACATTGagaaaaaacacataaaagctaaaaccaaatcactgtttTAAAACTCGGATCGGAATTGGCAGAACAGGACGATTTGATTTGGAATTGACTGGAGCCGATTCCGATTAACCCAATTCTACGCATACTTCAGTCCAACCGAGTTAGGCCTGGGTCGATTCGACTCAGAATCGATGGAGAGCAATTACATACTCCATCACTTctgagtttttaaaccttgaacTAAATATATTATACGAATATATCCTCAACTGTTCACTCTATTTCATACAACAGCAATCAATTTTTTACAAAAGACAACATTCTCAGCAGACCACTAGTTTATTGATGGCTGAGCCTACATCtgtgaaaaagaataatgaGGAAAGACAAAACAACATGGAAAACTGACAATCTTCGGTTGTTTCACATCATGCAGGCAGTGCAGTAAGATTCAACTGATTAAGTGTTATCCAACTACTAGAAGCCAGCCATACAGCCTATACTAATCTCGTTCTGCCATCCACTCTAAGGTCACCCTCTGCTATCATATAATGAAAACTGTAGTCTTTTCTCATCATTTCAACCCCAAGCCATTTCCTCATGTCCTTTTTACCCCCAATATGCACCAAATATCTTATTGATGCATTAGCTGGTCTTTGTTGCCCACTAACTTCATAGAATCTAGTAAAAAAAGAGCAGGGGAAGTGGCTCAAAGTTGAACCAAAAGTTTATTCATTTCCCCCAAGGCACATTTGCAATTTTCAGAAAAATTTGGGTTGATATTGTGGCCACTTTCATTACTCTTATTAGGCCGAAATTATTACCCTGATATGGATGCATGGCCTCACCCATCCATGTACTGCCCTGTGGCAGGTTGTCAGCATTATTCTCTAGGAATCATGAACTATAGAAGATCCCACTTTCCTTACTGATGTATTGTATACTCCCTCTGTCCCGCAATGAAttcccctttaaaaaaaa harbors:
- the LOC122657739 gene encoding chromosome partition protein Smc; its protein translation is MLASFTASQGGCSSIMGGDKGSKVSSDRKKWQKIFNALVHMMQTQQIQLESLAKERKLLQDRIQIQQDRWVSDVHVLQQEISQMKMDILQVELARSLEEAKSDLVVGLKQREAFLYKLKLGSAETDLEDLKLWVECLTHKCSEQKGESQEKIKEIDKGKGGGEDDRCTKEEEQRRSKLLEGEVRKLKRAQEKLNSENNSEVSALLTERNFLWNQFKKMESDYDSLLKSKLSEIQLANEKIEKLIASMEQLESSNGEKDETILMLRTDLAKLEAAMDHSNTEFSRLSKELESLRNSRSASVTPVLNRCTVDPSSSILQSKNTSKDRRLPVKKEFAGPSTSDLRKESEKGCRKSSKRKGVEAVPTSETPRLFSSTFKVPKLKNPSSIPCVT